The Gossypium arboreum isolate Shixiya-1 chromosome 2, ASM2569848v2, whole genome shotgun sequence region GTCATCTTCTGTCATGTTGTAATTCCTAATTTGTCAAAATGGATAACTTAAAAGCATACGTTGACGTAATTGTGCATCACGATTGATCTCACATTTTAACAATAACTTGGAACCAAAACAATTGAGTTTGTCGTGTTTGGGAGGTCAATAGACTTATGTTTTTATTGCATAGCTTTTATCTTGTTCCATCTATTTCTAGGTTGTGACCTTTGTTCAGGATGTTTTTCTAGGGAGGGGACTTGAGATTTTGCCAAAAGTGTTCTTGTTTTAAGCCTCCTCGTGCACATCACTGTCGTGTTTGCAAAAGATGCATTCTGAGAATGGTACGTGCAAATCTATTTTGTCGTTCTTTCACGTCTCGAATGCCCTCAATAATAACGTGCTAAAACCGCTCTTATTGATTTATAAGGATCACCATTGCAATTGGATAAATAATTGTGTCGGCCACGCCAACTACAAGGTTTTCTTCGTCTTCGTTGTATATGCCGTGATTGCTTGCATCTATTCCCTGGTATGCCATATCGAAATAAACATATGTGTTTCCCCTTTGATCGAAACTGTCTGGTCCTTTTCTCATTTTGGTTCTCTTAAATTTCAGATTTTACTAGTGGGGAGCCTAATTGACGATTCCCAGAATGATAAGCAGCACAGTGCAGATACTTTCAGAGTCGCATATGTAATGTCATCGGTTACCGACCTTTTAGAGCTAGAATTTAATGTATTCGTGTAATGCTTATCGCTTATCATTTTCAGGTTATTTCTGGACTGTTGCTAGTCCCCTTAAGTGTAGCTTTAAGTGTTCTCTTGGGTTGGCATATCTACCTTATTTTGCAAAATAAGACCACAATTGAGgtaattaaaaacatttattctgTATTTTGCTCATTGCTACTTGCCTTTGACATTTAGAACGATTTGTTTACGGTAAAAGTATCAAGGAAGCCCTTGTACtaggagtcagattgcattttaccCCCTCTACTTAAAAAATGGGCaatgtacattagatcaaagagcaaattggtcttTTCTATTAAAAACTGGCATGGTTGACAGAATAACCAAACAGTGACATGTAGCATGCTACGTGTACCTCATGTCAACATACATGAATCAGTTTTTAACcgtagaaatggatgaaatttttaatagaagtactagtttgctctttaatttaatgtacagggctaatttactcattttttgagTAAATGAAGCAAAATGCAATCCGACTCTTAGTATAGGGGCCTCCGTGGTACTTTTACCTTTTTTTTACTTTtccttgattttttaaaaattaaatcggCAGTATCACGAAGGGGTGAGAGCTATGTGGCTCGCGGAGAAAGGAGGGACTGTCTATAAGCATCCGTATGATCTTGGTGCCTACGAAAATCTAACAATGGTAATATCCATTAACTTGGTTCATTCGTTGCCTTATTCTGTTTTCTCATTAATTTTTATCGTTATAGCTCATATTTTCATCTGTTGCCATCTGAATTATTTTAGGTATTGGGTCCAAGTATCTTCTGCTGGATATGCTCATTTTCAAGACACATAGGTAACGGTCTTCGTTTTCGAACTGCTTACGATAGAGTATCTACTTCATCAACATCAAAATGACATAtcacttcttttttttcctttacaTTGCCTTGGCAATAACGAATTTTTCGATGCTTGAGGGATTGATAAATGCTTACCATATGATACCCTTTTTAAGTTATCCTACAACACAGATGCCGTCACCTTGCGAAAAAGACCATTACCGTCGTTACAACAACCGATAATCGTCAAGGATGAGAAAAAAGGGTCCTGTAAGTTGACAGTTAAACCAGGCAAAGCAGTACTAAATTTAGAAATAGGATTTGATGGGGTTTTACTCttctttttgttttggtttttccCTTCTCTTACCCTTTACCCTTTTTGGAGCTTATGGTTTGTGTAGGTGGTTTAATGGTAGGTTTTGTAATTTGACACCTTGTTCATAAAGAAGGCATCATTGTAGAAGTGATCATATGCAAATCAATAGGCAACAAAGTGTATCAATCATGTAAAAGAACTGTAAAATCCTTTTTAACACTAATAAAAATTTCTTAAGGTGTTTTTCTTTTCTCAATGGAATTTCTCCTCTTCTTATCTATTCAATTCTCGGGCCATTTCGGGTTTGGGTTATTCAAGTTTTTCAGTTGGGTTTTTTTTATCATTCACCCTGGTTTTTTGAGTCGGGTTATTTAAGGTCTGATTAGTGATTTCAAGCAATGATTTGATAATCAATACGATGGATTAATACTCATCGATGAGTAGAAGAATATTTCTTAAATTCAATATAATTTGACGGATTATAGCTTGCAATGATGTTTTGAATGATGTTTTGAACTTTGGGCAGTGTAGTTTAGGAGCAAGAAATTACATAACTTTTATTTGCAGCAAATAAGTAATGATAACAGCTTAAACTTAATTATTACAAACAaatcattattaaaattaaaacaaagacaaatCCATCAGATGTTTACACCTCAACTGCTGTTTTATGCCCTCAAAACATAGCAAAACAACCTAATCGATAGACTCAATTCCACAATGGCGTGAAATTAAAGTTACAATGAAGAAATGTAGGCGACTCATAATTGATAGACTCAAAAACGATGACCAAAAAGGGAATGACATGGTTACTTTGTATAGCTATAGAGCGATTCGGAACGGTAACGGTAGCGCGGAATCAATGTTGCAGAAGATCAGTAATGGTTACTTGATATCAACACCGTGGAAGATCGGACGGTGGTGGTTGCAGCTTCTGATTCGGTTCCGGACCATCCAACACTATCCATGCCATTTTCAGTCCCCAGCTTGTATGAACATCTAAGTGACAGTGCATGAACCACACCCCTGTTTATAGTTTTTAACAGGATTCCACAAATCAGAAGAAAAGAAGCAACAAATTTTTGCATGTTCATGAAATTACGTAcgtaaataaaattttcaattttgattttaGCTAAGAGGTAAAagctagaaatttattttaagggaCTAAGaatgaataataaatttttagagagttgaaagtataattttatcattatattaactTGTAGTTTTTACCATTTCTATTGAGGGGGCATGGCCATTGCATGCCCTTTATTTTGCCCGTTTAAACTCAAATTCAACCTAACTCGATTTAATTATAAAAGGTTAATAACTTAAATCAATTCAACTCAAACTCAAATTGACTcgaattcaaaataatttaaacttgaaatgatcaaaactcaaaattattaAAACTTACAATATTTGGACTCGTAATGAtccaattcaaaaattcaaactTCAAACCCAAATGATTGAACTCAAAAAGATCAGGATATTAAACAACCCAAACTCAAATTTAAATTAATCAACTCGAATCTAAAGCCTGAAATGACTTGATTTGATctaaaaaacttaaataatttgaTAATTCGAATTTGcccaaaataaaactaaaattgacCCAAATTCAAAAAACCCAACTAATAATTCAAAATGACTCaaacaaataaagtaaaatgaTCGAGCCATAAAAAGATCTGAACTTATAATGATCAGCCTTGAAAAAGCTTGAATCACCCAAATTTAAAATGATCTAAACCTACAATCtccaaataaacatgaaaattttataacccgAATTGATCCGAAAACAAGTTATTTACCTGGGTTGTCTGCTAAGAACCGAATGGCTATCCAACCACCGGCAGGCACACCGGCCGTATTCCGTTCCATCGGGTCAACAAGATTGAACTTCGCCGGATCCTTAACCGGATCAAAGTTCCCAAACCCTTGTCCAACAACAAAGAAATTGAAACCATGAAGATGCAATGGATGACTCTCAGCACCAAGAATGCTGGTATCCTGCATCACTAGCTCCACACTCGTATTAAACGGCAACACCACCGTACGAGTCCCATTCATCACATTCGTATTATTCGGTGCAATCCCTGTATAATTAAACGGAACCATCGGTTCCACCGGAAAATCCGTCGTGTAAACACCATTCGATTGTCCAAAATAATAAGCTTGAAGAATTGCCACCGAAGGTAACGTAAACGACACGTTGTTAACCGAAGCTGCAAACTTAGTTGAATTGGTAGGACCCTGACAAGTTGTGTTCTTAGGACAAGGACTTGTCCCAAGTCCAACAGTGAAAAAAAACCTCTTGTCCACTGTTTTAGGTACGTTTGCAGGGAATTCGTAATTGGCTAAGCTACGAAATTTCATTGTGAAATTTGAAACAAACTGTGTGTCGTTAATTTGTGGGAGATTTGGTTGAATTAAAGTGAGGTTTTTGAATGGTTTTTTAAATGGGTGTTCATATTCAAGGATGCCCATAGTGGTGGAGTTATCAAATGTGCCTTGACCGGGGGAGTATGGTCTAGCGGCTATGAGGAATTTGGAATTGGGGTATTCAGGTTTGGTTTTTAATAGAACGTTTGTGGTTTGGCCCGGGGTGATTAGGAGTTTATCGGTGTCGAACGGTTTTGTGTATATCGCGTCGCCTTCGACTACCGTTAATGTGTGGTTGGCTATGGTGAAGAAGAGCTCGTCGTTGAGTGCAGCGTTGATTAGTCTTAAGAGATATGTTTTCCCTGGCTTCACTTTTAGCTTGTATGTATCTGCAAATGATTATGTAGACACAATCATGTtaaacatgttacaaatttaccTTAAATGTTGTTATAAACTTGCTAAAGCTAGCTAGGAATCCAATCTGTTTCGAGCTGTCACTCTCATCTAAGGCTTCTCAGGGAGATCCCTCGGCTAGCAACTTGCTTGACAGAGCCGAAGTTAGGATATTGCTTTGGAGCCAAAAATCAATAACAAATTTTGGGAGTCAAAAGTGAAAATTTCCCATTATATTAActtgtgattttataaaaactaaaGGGATTATAAAGCTAATTTACCATTTTTGGGGCTGCCTTGACTAGCGGACTCATTTATTAATTGTAGGTCTCAACCACCACGACCTATTTAAGATTATCCCGAACACATCTTAGCGCCACTCAACCTAAACCTAAGAATAATGGTAGAGGGTTGGCAAGACCTCACCCCCTAAAATGGGAAAATTCATTTTGAccctttaaaatttattatattttaagttattatatgataaaatttatacttttaccctccttaaaataataaaattttaatttagtccttttaaaattaaaaagaaataagctattaaaatgaaaaatttacattttaactctcataaaaatatataatttacttCTACTcctgaaaaattttctaatttcgCTCCTACCTAAACCTATTATGTCATGTCACATGTCTCTAATCCGCCAATGCTAACTCGACACATAATGCCTCGAGATAATAACAATAAACTTTTAAGGTACAAGAGCCGAAGGAGAGCACTAGCTTACCCGCTATCTTCATCTTTCTTGCCAAACCTAAATCTCCTTTTTTTCTCCTCAACCATTACTCTAACCATCTATATTAACGACTCTTCACCCTATCCTAAACAGGGTGAACCGACCATATCTGCCACCATCCCATGTATCAACAAAACTTATAATGCATTAAACTCATACCTTTAGAAGAACAATTGTAGAGTAACCCAGGAAGGCCATTCATAGTATAAGCATCTGAAACATTGGGTCCACCTCCTGTTTTGAGTGCTTGGCTAATTATAGCTTCCGGGTCTACGTTGAACCACTCTCCTGAAACCccaaattcaaacatataaacatacatatatatatataatggtttTAGAAAACACGAATACTTTTTAACTTAATAtgcaaatttattttcttttcggcCTACCTAGTATGATGGTGACTTCTTTGTGGGGTTTCTGAAATGGGTAAGATTGATTGTGCTTTGGGAGGATGATAATAGGTCCATGGATTGTTGCTCTTAACCATGAAAAGTGAGCATGCCATAAGAGGGTTCCTCTTTGTCCTGTGATTGTGAAATTGTATATGTATGATTGATTTGTTTGAATTGGACATTGTGTTACGTATGAAGGTCCATCTGACCATCCTGTCGTAAGTTATCGAATTCCATGCCTGTTACATATAATAAAACAATACAGATCAATATTTAAAATTCGTTAATTTATTCGTCTAAACTTAAAAATTGGTTCAATATTTAAGCAAACtaagataaaaaaatttatatacgAACAATGAGCTTGAATAAAAGGACTTAGTCAATTAATCTCTAATGTTCAAGGTTCGAGCTTAGCTAACATGTATTTTTATATAACATAATGCATATAATATGAAAATTTAGTATATTATGctataaaaatatacatattaaaaGGTATGCTAAATTGTTTGTGTAGAAATTTAATAAAAGGAATATATTTATAACATTAGTAAAagaaacatatataattattaaattttactctttcttaaatttagaatttagtccttatacttttattttcagaatttagtcctctacttttcatatcaaaattcaaCTCCATTTGTTAACACTGTTATTTTTTTTGGTAAATATGTTagtgtgacattttaaaataaaaaatattcactTGGTAGCAATGTAActaaaaatatgatattataacgaacctgaatttaacaaaataatcttAACAATGTTAATAGTtggacctaaattttgaaatatgaaaagtagAGGATTAAATTCCTCAAATAAAAGTATatagattaaatttcaaatttgggaTACCTATGATATATTTTAACCTACTAAATATTAAACAAAAGTAATATGGACAGATTTGGGAGGAAAATTTTGATGCTCATAATTCGAGCGAAAACTTTAAACAATTATGTAAATTAATATCATTCATGGATTGACCTAGTCGAGCTATGAAcaccactatatatatatatatatatatgataatatgaAAGTTTACGTACCAATGAATGCTAACATTGTTTGCAACATGGTTAACCACTTTAACAATGACTCGATCACCTTCTCGAGCCACTAATGGTGGCCCTGGGTACCGTCGGTTCACACTCAGAATGGTCCTCGTATGACACAGTCTCGTAACATTATGATATCGAATCTTaaccattcaaaaaaaaaaaaaaccatcagcttgaaattcaaaaataaccatacatacatacatacatacatatatatacatacattgaATGTATAGTGCCTAGTTTCCCCTTCTGCATTTCCCATCAATACAACAAAGAATGAAATAAAAAGCATCGCCATTGAAGAAAGATGTGAAGTTGTTGccatttttggttcagcagatgaTTTGGTGACGAAACAGCTGCAAATGTGTAATAAAAAGGGccaaatatatgtgtatatatatagggTTATGATGATTGATCAAATTAGGTAGCACCTTAAgactttgatatatatattttcatgatTGATGAGTTTAAGATTGACCACTGGAAAAACAAAAATTGGTCAGCTTTGGTGTTGGTCGAGCTGAATTTTAGAGTGTTGATGAAGTAAGAAATTTCTCCTGACCCTTTTATTATAGCGACTTTTTTACTTAACACATGAATTAAGGTGGTAACCTCATTTTTTTTTGATAAAGGTGAAGTTAATAAAAAACTTTTTGAGGGGtcgaaattgaattataaatttttacggggaaacaaaataaaattttataccaTTGTCAGTTTTTAGAAAGATTATATCAAATTGTATTATTTTTTAaagactaaaatataattttaccatatattaaCATATAAATTTATTGCTTTCAGAGGATCTAAAGTATAAATTTCTCATCTTAGAGAGTCGTCGCCACTAGGTTTAAGTTTCACCAGCAATTTCATTTAAGTATTACTTTCGCTATTGCATAAAATGGGTGACATGATTcaaaaaatttatcattttgccGATTGAGTTTTAGTTCGATTGACATGAGTTTTGTTGTCAATACAGGAGGATTTGAGTTCGAGTGTGTTAAAGCGCactatcctcctatttatgggttggatGGAGGCTATGAGTAGTTTTAGGCATTGTATCAAAAAGAATAGTTATGATTGATCATTTTTCTTCTTGTTTTAAGTATTAGAAAGTTCTTCACAACGATCGCAAAGTAggtgaaaatttttcattttagtccctctaaaaaaaacttaaattataaaattgtacTTTAGTCCCTTGAAAtgataaattttcaattaatttccttctaaaatttgaaataattaattaattaatataatgacAAAATTATATTTGACctcctcaaaattttaaaattcaattttagcCCTAAAATAAGTCTGGCTTTGTCCCTAATTCTTCACTTAAGTAATAAAGATGCATGTTTCAGAACCGAATTGGTGGTCGAAATAGCTAGGCCACTGATTCAACTAGTTCAACCGAT contains the following coding sequences:
- the LOC108461619 gene encoding probable protein S-acyltransferase 16 isoform X2; translated protein: MKRGFSFSVTVVVSAIVFIYFCTVFVFIDRWFGLMTSPGIMNAVAFTGVAFMCVLNYAYAILADPGRVPSSFMPDIEDPEVPIHEIKRKGGDLRFCQKCSCFKPPRAHHCRVCKRCILRMDHHCNWINNCVGHANYKVFFVFVVYAVIACIYSLILLVGSLIDDSQNDKQHSADTFRVAYVISGLLLVPLSVALSVLLGWHIYLILQNKTTIEYHEGVRAMWLAEKGGTVYKHPYDLGAYENLTMVLGPSIFCWICSFSRHIVILQHRCRHLAKKTITVVTTTDNRQG
- the LOC108466498 gene encoding laccase-17-like, which translates into the protein MFEFGVSGEWFNVDPEAIISQALKTGGGPNVSDAYTMNGLPGLLYNCSSKDTYKLKVKPGKTYLLRLINAALNDELFFTIANHTLTVVEGDAIYTKPFDTDKLLITPGQTTNVLLKTKPEYPNSKFLIAARPYSPGQGTFDNSTTMGILEYEHPFKKPFKNLTLIQPNLPQINDTQFVSNFTMKFRSLANYEFPANVPKTVDKRFFFTVGLGTSPCPKNTTCQGPTNSTKFAASVNNVSFTLPSVAILQAYYFGQSNGVYTTDFPVEPMVPFNYTGIAPNNTNVMNGTRTVVLPFNTSVELVMQDTSILGAESHPLHLHGFNFFVVGQGFGNFDPVKDPAKFNLVDPMERNTAGVPAGGWIAIRFLADNPGVWFMHCHLDVHTSWGLKMAWIVLDGPEPNQKLQPPPSDLPRC
- the LOC108461619 gene encoding probable protein S-acyltransferase 16 isoform X1 is translated as MKRGFSFSVTVVVSAIVFIYFCTVFVFIDRWFGLMTSPGIMNAVAFTGVAFMCVLNYAYAILADPGRVPSSFMPDIEDPEVPIHEIKRKGGDLRFCQKCSCFKPPRAHHCRVCKRCILRMDHHCNWINNCVGHANYKVFFVFVVYAVIACIYSLILLVGSLIDDSQNDKQHSADTFRVAYVISGLLLVPLSVALSVLLGWHIYLILQNKTTIEYHEGVRAMWLAEKGGTVYKHPYDLGAYENLTMVLGPSIFCWICSFSRHIDAVTLRKRPLPSLQQPIIVKDEKKGSCKLTVKPGKAVLNLEIGFDGVLLFFLFWFFPSLTLYPFWSLWFV
- the LOC108461619 gene encoding probable protein S-acyltransferase 16 isoform X3 — encoded protein: MKRGFSFSVTVVVSAIVFIYFCTVFVFIDRWFGLMTSPGIMNAVAFTGVAFMCVLNYAYAILADPGRVPSSFMPDIEDPEVPIHEIKRKGGDLRFCQKCSCFKPPRAHHCRVCKRCILRMDHHCNWINNCVGHANYKVFFVFVVYAVIACIYSLILLVGSLIDDSQNDKQHSADTFRVAYVISGLLLVPLSVALSVLLGWHIYLILQNKTTIEYHEGVRAMWLAEKGGTVYKHPYDLGAYENLTMVLGPSIFCWICSFSRHIGNGLRFRTAYDRVSTSSTSK